A window of the Dictyostelium discoideum AX4 chromosome 4 chromosome, whole genome shotgun sequence genome harbors these coding sequences:
- a CDS encoding colon cancer-associated Mic1-like domain-containing protein translates to MSVEIVPLPLRINENESFLSYDDRLNRVVFKTSSGFGVVLLDDPEANRRYYSSDKPIIDAKFSPDLKYSAIQFSDYDIEILHLENGTRYIQTCKYKSSKATILGYYWTTKENILLVTNASLELYAMGLDGSCKLVKESKIKITNCVYSFNCNFGVLFLHSGGTSIQPYFFRTNSFDKLPKFNIEGNGNGFNIKNLYVTKLHEKFFCVYGDQEYIYLYEMTLETIYKIKPIKILLSGPNSIHFVDNLIIVHSELNISIVYDLKTIQRDRERGQTNKKEPEFPISAIPMTLSTINSNNLLYLMNNATKTHSTTSTPIINSINNNNNNNNNPSSSSSPSSSNNSQSSSPTMISSYEQRQIDQHKEQQLQKPNVTLYSKNWRFICPNYIFDPDSGIWYEVTLNFEKISNFLQFDSHKTIPFLQERTLLSAKFALLSIIKTIIEFKTDTLDGIGKIYDDLNKVLFRTTNRQLTESLHKSINQPNNNNNNNNNNNNNNNNNTAQTLNSTGNLSNSISIGGMNTSTDNLTTTTTTSSSISSSPSNSFIGNSKTNVNNLSYLNYKKQQQQQMEKQQHMPNDDEDSFSLIGDGGSGGSGGSFYNTNTNTTSTTNTTTSPSGKSNSNLKLSQSLNNTPNQSPNSRSSLNNSSNNINNNNNNNNNNNNNNNNNNHVVQNRQSRSNQYILINSHDMYDFVFNPIYEKLLIESQKEKEKENDNNNNNTNNNTNNNNNNNIEELNSNEKLELDSKYLIAVVIQYIKSLSFNHCTGISDKLYNLLISLLIDNNMFSRLHQFLQYYVITDSLSIAYKLLSIGEQYPPVLQLSLDMFKRLSMPNIIIETLLERGQVIQAIRLLRSTKETNEQAYQELLTPTYPIQFLASSSNQSNDTLFFSVFKFFETNNLIIPSHPSFDKYIKLFIEKFTEKSLSPLLLDILSNLNNNSTSGGDITPKKNVGGSFLNQSLNNSSPTLRSSNSLNSSPRLQYSNN, encoded by the exons atgtcaGTCGAAATTGTTCCTTTACCATTAAGGATTAATGAAAACGAAAGTTTTTTATCATATGATGATAGATTAAATAGAGTTGTATTTAAAACATCATCTGGATTTGGAGTAGTACTTTTAGATGATCCAGAAGCAAATAGAAGATATTATAGTTCCGATAAACCAATCATAGATGCAAAATTTTCACcagatttaaaatattctgCAATACAATTCTCAGATTATGATATT gaAATATTACATTTAGAGAATGGTACAAGATATATTCAAACATGTAAATATAAATCTAGTAAAGCCACTATATTAGGATACTATTGGACcacaaaagaaaatatacTATTAGTAACAAATGCATCATTAGAATTATATGCAATGGGTTTGGATGGTTCATGTAAATTAGTTAAAgaaagtaaaattaaaataacgAATTGTGTTTATTCT tttaattgtaattttggAGTACTATTTTTACATTCAGGTGGTACATCAATTCAACCATACTTTTTTAGAACCaattcatttgataaattaccaAAGTTTAATATTGAAGGTAATGGGAATGGATTTaatataaagaatttatatGTAACGAAATTACATGAAAAGTTTTTTTGTGTTTATGGTGATCAAGAGTATATTTATCTATACGAGATGACATTAGAGACAATCTATAAGATTAAACCtataaagatattattatcagGTCCAAATAGTATTCATTTCgttgataatttaatcatTGTACATAgtgaattaaatatttcaattgtttACGATTTGAAAACTATTCAACGTGATCGTGAACGTGGTCaaactaataaaaaagaacCTGAATTTCCAATATCTGCAATACCAATGACACTTTCAactataaatagtaataatttattatatttaatgaataatGCTACAAAAACACATTCCACAACTTCAACTccaataattaattctattaataataataataataataataataatccatcatcgtcatcatcacctagtagtagtaataattcacaatcatcatcaccaacaatGATATCATCATATGAACAACGCCAAATTGATCAACATaaagaacaacaattacaaaaaccAAATGTTACATTATATTCAAAGAATTGGAGATTCATTTGTCCAAACTATATTTTCGATCCAGATTCTGGTATTTGGTATGAAGTTACATTAAACTTTGAAAAGATTTCAAATTTCCTTCAATTCGATTCTCATAAAACTATACCTTTTCTTCAAGAACGTACTTTGTTAAGTGCAAAGTTTGCATTACTTTCGATCATTAAAACAatcattgaatttaaaactgATACTCTTGATGGTATTGGTAAAATTTATGATGATctaaataaagttttatttagAACTACAAATAGACAATTAACTGAAAGTTTacataaatcaattaatcaaccaaataataataataataacaataataataataacaataataataataataatacagcacaaactttaaattcaacTGGAAATCTATCAAATAGTATTTCAATAGGTGGAATGAATACATCAACTGATAatttaacaacaacaacaacaacatcgtcatcaatatcatcatcaccatcaaattcatttattggtaattcaaaaaccaatgtaaataatttatcatatttaaattataaaaaacaacagcaacaacaaatggaaaaacaacaacatatgccaaatgatgatgaagattctTTTAGTTTAATTGGagatggtggtagtggtggtagtggtggtagtttttataatacaaatacaaatacaacctCAACTACCAATACCACTACTTCCCCATCTGGTAaaagtaatagtaatttgaaattatcacaatcattaaataatacacCAAATCAATCACCAAATAGTAGatcatctttaaataatagtagtaataatataaataataataataataataataataataataataataataataataataataatcatgtTGTACAAAATAGACAATCAAGAAGTaatcaatatattttaattaacaGTCATGATATGTATGATTTCGTATTCAATCCAatttatgaaaaattattaattgaatcacaaaaagaaaaagaaaaagaaaatgataataataataataataccaataataataccaataataataataataataatattgaagaattaaattcaaatgaaaaattagaattagattcaaaatatttaattgcaGTGGTAATTCaatatattaaatcattaagtTTTAATCATTGTACTGGTATATCggataaattatataatctaTTGATtagtttattaattgataataatatgttTTCAAGATTACATCAATTCTTACAATATTATGTAATCACtgattcattatcaatagcttataaacttttatcaattggtgaACAATATCCACCAGTACTTCAATTGTCATTGGATATGTTTAAGAGATTATCAATGCCAAATATTATCATCGAAACTTTATTAGAGAGAGGTCAAGTTATTCAAGCAATTCGTTTATTACGTTCAACAAAGGAAACTAATGAACAAGCTTATCAAGAGTTGTTGACCCCAACTTATCCAATTCAATTCTTGGCTAGTTCTTCAAATCAGTCCAATGATACTCTATTCTTTTCAGTGtttaaattctttgaaactaataatttaattataccTTCACATCCATCCTTTGATAagtatataaaattattcattGAAAAGTTTACtgaaaaatcattatcaccTCTATTATTAGATAttctttcaaatttaaataataatagtactaGTGGTGGTGATATAACTCCAAAGAAAAATGTTGGTGGTAGTTTCTTAAATcaaagtttaaataattcttctCCAACTTTAAGatcttcaaattctttaaatagtTCACCTAGACTTCAATAttctaataattaa
- the cog7 gene encoding oligomeric Golgi complex component, which translates to MINNELKDIFSSNDFNSKTWINNLLSDCGGSGSSSGNAKSNQQSILTDQNNIKAELEIENICSNYLSKLQLYQIELNISLESITSESLLIVPKSIREVDRIRKESLHLKNRIKSISSKIGEMNNDSPQSMETVSVIEKLDQVKSRMEISIRSLKEAEKLLSFSKTVDQLFSSNDYLMISDKLEEVKQSLSVLSDVPEFREQSKKFNVYQDRLESQLKQPLQQSLQQKDLESCKNYLKIFTNIQRQDKFFIYYYQVRIDPLKLLWNSYSSSSSSSSSSSNFHNWLSKFYDEVLVMINSEFNWLSGLCPIDYIQVLENLIIHLFTTINPNVQSRIDQAITIANQTTQQPIKVNELLSIYKTTCSFLKSLSPIFPNIINSSSTPTTSPAVDKLFKVIFEPYKYFQNKFSEYEIKSVKSQLQSISPILTLQKKSGGGSGGSGNADFTNIIKNIENQFIPKSFQIAQQSIERFFDFTHTTDIDSYVNTVLNQIFTEISLILRDTINELKFITGLTTNYIIGSSGTFPNFNQQQQQINTPSSINGEVDPVKKLTNSHTRSHSRSGSGSGNSNSNSVGTSATLQNWEYFQGAMNLLQSIHQLLNKFQQFDNSTSLNIIHYLGNSNNSNNSSSNNDNDQFICNIRKFLLGKDLNKIQKLQISVQNLENIISSPLPLSSSSSVSKDQSISKKPLLLQESFNQISKLLSISQHFVYETLIYFIKLKLKELPKIVSNEWNNNNNNNNNPSQNNGGGGGGGLSYISQITDHLLTIPQQLDPYSEEELTRFSLSTSLQYPIKTCSNSEDDFYQNLLIQYQREKQFDDEQLLIEKLKEKQEQQQEQQEKEQQQEKEQQDADQDININTNNNNENDENDEDDELEDGIAHQWITIVAKATEKLYLQTIVEIITLNEPSCQQLSNDIGYLFNVLSALGVSAEPLLQKTQSLLEMNRDTFTSFYHQQLHNNNNNNNNNNGNSNNNNNNTNNISLLTNAEKNICNLIGKMRNIK; encoded by the coding sequence atgatcaataatgaattaaaagatatattttcttcaaatgattttaattcaaaaacatggataaataatttattaagtgattgtggtggtagtggtagtagtagtggtaatgCAAAATCTAATCAACAATCAATATTAACagatcaaaataatataaaagcagaattagaaattgaaaatatatgTTCAAActatttatcaaaattacaattatatCAAATTGAACTAAATATATCATTAGAGAGTATAACTagtgaatcattattaattgtaccaaaatcaattagaGAAGTGGATAGAATTAGAAAAGAATCATTACATTTAAAGAACCGTATTAAAAGTATATCATCTAAAATCGGAGAGATGAATAATGATTCACCCCAATCAATGGAGACAGTGTCGGTCATTGAGAAATTGGATCAGGTGAAATCTAGAATGGAGATATCAATTCGTTCGTTAAAAGAGGCAGAGAAGTTATTATCTTTCTCTAAAACTGTAGACCAGTTATTCTCATCAAACGATTACCTAATGATCTCTGATAAATTGGAAGAAGTGAAACAGTCATTATCAGTCCTATCAGACGTACCCGAGTTTAGAGAACAGTCAAAGAAATTCAATGTATATCAAGATCGTTTAGAATCGCAATTAAAACAACCACTTCAACAATCATTACAacaaaaagatttagaatcttgtaaaaactatttaaaaatatttacaaatattcAACGTCAagataaattctttatttattattatcaagttAGAATCGatcctttaaaattattatggaATTCTTATTCGTCGTCGTCGTCGtcgtcatcgtcatcatcaaaCTTTCATAATTGgttatcaaaattttatGATGAAGTTTTGGTAATGATAAATAGTGAATTCAATTGGTTGTCGGGATTATGTCCAATAGATTATATTCAAGTATTGGAGAATTTAATCATTCATTTATTCACTACGATTAATCCAAATGTTCAAAGTAGAATTGATCAAGCCATTACGATTGCCAATCAAACAACTCAACAACCAATTAAAGTTAATGAactattatcaatttataaaacaaCTTGTTCTTtcttaaaatcattatcaccaataTTTCCAAACATAATTAATTCCTCTTCAACACCAACTACTTCACCAGCAgtagataaattatttaaagtaaTATTTGAACCATATAAATactttcaaaataaatttagtgaatatgaaattaaatcagtTAAATCACAATTGCAATCGATTTCACCAATTTTAACTTTACAAAAGAAGAGTGGTGGTGgcagtggtggtagtggtaatgctgattttacaaatataattaaaaatatcgaGAATCAATTTATACCaaaatcatttcaaatcgcacaacaatcaattgaaagaTTCTTTGATTTCACACATACAACTGATATCGATAGTTATGTCAATACagttttaaatcaaatattcaCTGAAATCTCTTTAATTCTAAGAGAtacaattaatgaattaaaatttataactGGTTTAACaacaaattatattattggtagtagtggtacttttccaaattttaatcaacaacaacaacaaataaatacaCCATCAAGCATTAATGGTGAAGTTGATCCAGttaaaaaacttacaaatAGTCATACTAGAAGTCATTCAAgaagtggtagtggtagtggtaatagtaatagtaatagtgtTGGAACAAGTGCAACATTACAAAATTGGGAATACTTTCAAGGTGCAATGAATTTACTTCAATCAATTCatcaacttttaaataaatttcaacaatttgataattcaactagtttaaatattattcattatcttggtaatagtaataatagtaataatagtagtagtaataatgataatgatcaattcatttgtaatattagaaaatttttattaggtaaagatttaaataaaattcaaaaattacaaattagTGTACAAAATTTAGAGAATATAATATCATCACCACTTccactatcatcatcatcatcagtttCAAAAGatcaatcaatttcaaagaaaCCATTACTTTTACAAGAATCATTTaatcaaatttcaaaacttttatcaatttctCAACATTTTGTATATGaaactttaatttatttcattaaattgaaattaaaggaattaccaaaaatagtttcaaatgaatggaataataataataataataataataacccaaGTCAAAATAATGGCGGTGGTGGTGGCGGCGGTCTAAGTTACATATCACAAATTACTGATCATTTATTAACTATACCACAACAATTAGATCCATACTCTGAAGAAGAATTAACaagattttcattatcaacatcattaCAATATCCAATTAAAACATGCTCGAATTCTGAAGAtgatttttatcaaaatcttttaattcaatatcaaagagaaaaacaatttgatgatgaacaattattaattgaaaaattaaaagaaaaacaagaacaacaacaagaacaacaagaaaaagaacaacaacaagaaaaagaacaacaagatgCTGATCaagatattaatattaatacaaataataataatgaaaatgatgaaaatgatgaagatgatgaattgGAAGATGGTATTGCTCATCAATGGATTACAATTGTAGCAAAAGCAActgaaaaattatatttacaaaCAATAGTTGAAATTATAACATTAAATGAACCATCATGTCAACAACTTAGTAATGATAttggttatttatttaatgtatTATCTGCTTTAGGTGTTAGTGCTGAACCTTTATTACAAAAAACTCAATCATTATTAGAAATGAATCGTGATACTTTTACTTCATTTTATCATCAACAAttacataataataataacaataataataataataatggtaatagtaataataataataataatacaaataatatatcTTTGCTAACAAATGCTGAAAAGaatatttgtaatttaattggtaaaatgagaaatattaaataa